The sequence below is a genomic window from Desulfobulbus oligotrophicus.
GGTGCTGGTCATGGCTGATGAGATTGTCGGTCATATGAGTGAAAAGGTCATTATCCCGGAAGCCGATAAAATCAAGCTGGTGGATCGGCCCAGGCCCCGTGGGCGCAAGGACCGGTTCAAACTCTATGCGCCCGGCCCCAACGGGGTGGCACCAATGCCTGCCATCGGCGATGGGTACAATATCCATGTGACCGGTCTGACCCATGACGAGCGCGGTTATCCGTCAATGACCGTTGAGACCCAGGAAGAGATGATGACCCGGATCAAAAACAAGATCCGCCATAACCTTGACGATATTATTACCACTGAAGAGTATCGGATGGAAGATGCTGACATTGTTCTTGTCAGTTACGGTATTTCGGTGCGCACCGCGCTGGCGGCGGTGGATCGGGCCCGGGAGATGGGGTACCGGGCCGGCTTGTTACAGCTGGTCTCGGTCTGGCCTTTCCCGGAGGCGCTGATCCGCGAGATAGCAACGCGGGTCAGGGGCTTTATCACTGTTGAGATCAATCTCGGCCAGGTGCATTACGAGGTCGAGCGTTGCGCCGGCGGGCAGGCCAAGGCTCTGCTGGTCGGCAGTGCCGGTGGTAAGATCATCCATCCGGACAAGGTACTGGAGTGTATCCAGAAGGAGTTTTAAACCCATGACCACTAATCCGAAAAAGATAACCAGACAGCCGGACCATCCGCTCGATGATCTGATCCGTACTGACCGCATCCCTCATATCTGGTGTCCGGGTTGCGGTATCGGTACCGCCTTTTCTTCATGTCTCAGCGCGATCAAGGCCACGGAAATCCCGTACAACATGTTTACCATGGTCTCGGGCATCGGTTGTTCGGCACGTGGAGCCGGGTATATCAAGCTGGACAGTTTTCATACGACCCATGGCCGGGCCATTCCCTTTGCCAGCGGCATTAAAATGGCCAGACCGGATCTGAAGGTGATCGTGTTTTCCGGTGACGGCGACCTGTTTGCCATCGGTGGTAACCACTTTATCCATGCGGCCAGACGAAATATGGATCTCACCGTCATCTGTGTCAACAATCTGACCTATGGTATGACCGGAGGGCAGGTAGCGGCCACCACCCCCAATATGGCAAAGTCAACGACCACCCCTTTGGGGAATCCGGATTCACCCTTTAATCTACCGCTTTTAGCCTATGCTTCCGGCGCCTCCTATGTTGCCCGCTGGACAATTCTCCACAGTCGCGAACTGACGTCGTCAATCAAAGAGGCCATTACCCGTAAAGGGTTTTCATTCATTGAGGTGCTGTCGCCATGTCCGATCAACTACGGCCGTCGGAATAAAGAAAAACCGATCGACACCCTCAAGCTGTATCAGGAACGCACCATCATCAAGAACGGTGCTGATCCGATCGGGGCGGATATCGATTTTACCAAAGGAGTGGTGATCGGTACCTTCATCAATGCGGATCGCTCCACCTGTGACGATCGTTATACGGCAATTCATCGTCCCTGCAGCGACGATTGATCCCTTTTTCAGCTTTGAACACACAGATACTATGAGTCAACCAGTACAGCAGAGTCAGACCGAAATCATTGTCACGGGTTTCGGCGGCCAGGGCATTATTTTAGCCGGCCGAATTCTTGGTATGGCGGCCTCGCTCGGCGACAAGAAAGAATCCACTCTGGTTCAGGCCTATGGGCCGGAGTCCCGCGGCGGTGCCTGTAATGCCCAGGTCATCATTTCCAACACACCGATTCACTATCCCTATGTCAACACACCCGACATCCTGATTGCCATGTCCCAGGCCGGTTACGACAAGTTTGTCACTGCCCTGGCCGACGACTCGGTGTTGTTGATTGACGAGGATCTGGTTCGTCTGCAACAGGCACCTTGCGACCATTTCGCCATTCCGGCCACACGCATGGCTGAAAACCTCGGCAACAAGATGATGGCCAATATCATTATGCTCGGTTTCTGTACGGCCGTCACCGGGGCGGTGTCGAGCCGGGCGGCGCAGGTGACCATTGCCGACTCCGTTCCCAGGGGAACATCGGAACGCAACATTGAGGCCTTTGGCAAGGGATTTGATTACGGGCTTTCCACCCTTAAGGGTCGACGAAAGGTGGCCGCCGGTCAGGCTGGAGCGCTGGCATCATGAAGCGGGAAAAAGAACGACTGTACCGGGTCATTGTTGCCGGTGCCACGCCGGAAGGTATTGCAGCCACCAACAAGCTGGGGGAGTTGGGCATCCCGGTGACCCTGGTTGATGCTGATCCTGATCTTGATGTGAAGCTTGCCGCTGACAGGTACCGTCTTCCTTCGGGTCTGCCTTTCAACTTTGCCCATCGTCCCGGTCTTATCCGGATTATGCGCAACAGTGCCATTCGAACGCTGCTGCCCGCCAGGATTGAGTCGATTAAACACACTTCCCAGGGGTTCAGCGTCCGCATTGATCAGGAACAGACCTTTGTCGATGCGGATCGTTGTGTTGCCTGCGGTAAGTGTGTTGCAGTCTGTCCGGTGGAGCATCCGGAAAAGGGGCGGGCACTGCGCTTTCACAGTCGCACCGGTCTGCCCGGACGACCGTATATCGACAAGCGGAGACAACCACTGTGTCAGGAGAGCTGTCCTTTGGGGGTGAACGCTCAGGGGTACATCGCCCTGGCAGGCAGAGGTCGGTTTGATGAGGCATTGGCCTTGATACGACGCGATAATATTCTGCCCGGCATCTGTGGCCGGGTCTGCACGCATCCCTGTGAAGAGGCCTGCCGGCGCGGTGGTGTTGACGACCCGGTTTCCATTCGCGCCATCAAACGTTTTCTGGCTGATTACGAGGGAGAAAACACTGCCCGCCTTGAGGCCGCCGGGGCGGCAATGGCAGCCGCCTGTGCACCGGCTCGAAAAGAGAAGGTTGCTATCATCGGCTCCGGCCCGGCAGGCATTGCCGCAGCTGCGGATTTAGCCCGTCAAGGTTACGGTGTCACAGTTTTTGAGAAGGAAGCCGAGGTCGGTGGTCTGCTTCGCTACGGTATCGGTGCACATCGATTGCCCCGTACGATTCTGGATCGGGAAGTCAAACTTATCGAACAGATGGGGGTCACCTTTCTCACGAACAGGAAGGTTGATATCACAGCTGATATTGAACAGCTTCATAAAGAATACGATGCTGTGCTTCTGGGTACCGGTACCTGGTATGACCGCAGAATGGGGATAGAAGGGGAAAACCTGACCGGCGTTGAGGGCTGCCTCGCCTTTCTTGCCCGCCGACAGTGGGATAATCTGACCGGCATGTCAGGGAAGGTTGCTGTGATCGGCGATGGTAACTCCGCCTTTGATCTGGCCCGCACTCTGACACGCATGGGAGCTGCAGTGAGCATCATCAGCTGGTTCGGCATGGACCACATCCCGGCCGACCCGGATGAGGTTCGGGAAGCTGTGGAAGAGGGGGTAACCATTGTCGATGCTGTCCAGGTGGTTGCTTTCCAGGGGCGGGACGGTGTGTTTACCCATCTGGAATGCATGCCGACCAGACCCGGTAAGCCCGACGAACACGGCAGAGCCTGGCCCGTGATTGCTGAAGGGCAGCAATCCTTCCAACTGCCCTTTGATCGGGCCTTTGTTGCCATAGGACAGGTCGGTGGCTACACCCAGGCAAGTTTTGGTGGAGCCATCAGTATCAGCAAACATGGTTTTATTGTGACTGATGAGGAACTGCGCGCTTCAAAAACCGGATTCTACGCAGCTGGAGACACGGTGTCGGGCCCGTCTTCAGTGGTGCAGGCCATGGCTTCAGGTCGTCAGGCTGCGCGCGCCATCCACTGTGATCTCACCGGAGTACAGGAGAAAGCATCAGGCGGCCGACCGGCAGGCAAAGACTTTCGTGCTCTTCCCGAAAATATCTGTCAGCAGATGCGCATCACCATGCCGGAGCGCCCCACCGCTGAACGTAAAAATAGTTTTCAGGAGGTCTCCCTTGGCTACAGCAGCCGGGAAATGGCTGTGGAGGCCGGCCGTTGTCTGCAGTGTGGAGTCTGTTCCGAGTGCCTGGAATGTGTGACTGCCTGTGGACCGCTGGCCGCCATTGATCACTATCAGGAGAAAGCGGAGATTGTTGAACAGTGCGGGGTGGTCATTGTGGCGGATGCGGATATTGTTCCCAATGTGAAGGGGAATGACATTATCCGTGCTCATGGCCCTAAAACAGCACGATCAGATGTGAACGATATGATCGTGCGCGGCTTTGATGCGGCCGGCCAGGCAATGCTGCTGCTGGGAGGAGCTGCCAAAAAGACAAAAGGTCACGGTTTATCGGTTTCCATTCCGGATGCCGGTCTGTCGTCGGAGATCCGTATCGGAGTGTTTGCCTGCCGGTGTAACGATTCACTGGGGTGGCTTGATGCTATGGATGACTATCTTGAACAACTGCCTGCCATCACCCCTCTGGTTGTCCACACTGCAACCCTGACCTCAGCCTGTGTCCAGGATGAGACGGCGACGATTGTACGGACGGTTCGGGAAAAAGGTATCACCCGGATTGTTCTGGCCTCCTGTGTCTGCTGCCCGTTGAATTTTGTGTGCAGCGCCTGTACCGATCAGCGCAGCCGGCTGAAAGACAACCTGTTCCATGGAACCGGTATCAGCCGCTCCATGGTGGAAACCTGTAATCTGCGCGGTGAGATCCTCCGCCTTGTCACCTCTGATCCGGACCTTGCTCTGGAGCGATTTAAGGGGTTGCTTGGCCGGTCGATTAAACGGACACTGCATCTTAAGCCGTTGCCCACGGTAACCCGTAACTACAATTTTACCGCTGCCGTGATCGGCAACTCCCAGGCAACGCTGACCAGTGCCATGACTCTGGCCGATTCCGACCATGAGGTGTTTCGTATCGGTACGGCTGAACAGCCGTTGCAGGATATGGTTGAACACCCCAATATCCATAATTTTTCCGACTGGTCTGTACAGAGTATCAAGGGGACAATCGGTGATTTTCAGATACTTATTGAGGCCGACGGCCAACAGCAGATCCTGCGTGCCGGTACCGTCATTTTAGGGGCAAAGGCACGCAAACGCATCGCCTATACCCATCAGGAAGGTCTGCCCACCACAACTGTAGAGCCGGTGGTTCAGGAGTATGGCACAACGAACATTCCCTTTGCCTACCCGTGTGCAACCTCTGTTCCCGGCTTATTTCTGGCTGAACCGCCGGATATCAATGTCTCGAAACGAAAGAAGGGGAATGCGGCGGCGATGATGGTGGCTGCCGCCATGCCCCGTGGACCGCGCCAGTCCAAAGGGCTGACTGCCGCTGTTGATGAAAAACTCTGCCGGGGGTGCGGTCGTTGTGCCCGGGCCTGTCTCTATCATGCGGTGACGCTGCACCCGAATGAAATCGGCGGCTGGTGTGCCCATGTTGATGAGGCGCTGTGCAAGGGGTGCGGCAACTGTATTTCGGTTTGTCCGACAAGTGCGGCGGACAGCCCCTATCGCAACCGCGCTTTTCTCGAACAGGCTCTTGAAGAGGTGTTGGCACGGGAGACAGCCCATGGCAAATAAAACAGACGATAAAACTCTGAACATCCTGCTGTTTCTCTGCAACTGGGGGGCGCACGCAGCCTTTCTCACCCTGCAGGACCAGCTGCGTCCCATTCCCCACGAGATCCGGATGGTGCGTGTCCCCTGTGCCGGTCGTATTGATCGTGCCATGCTGCTCAAGGCATTTGCACAGGGAGCCGACGGTGTTGCCCTGGTCGGCTGTGAACCGGGTACCTGCCGCTATGGATCCGGTTCTGCAAACTCTCTGCAGAATACGGATGATGTGCAGCGCATCCTGGATATCATGGGACTTGGCCGGGAACGCCTGTGTTTTGGTGCTTTTCTGCCGGAAGAATCGGAAGAGCTGCTGAGCTTTCTGCAAAATTTTGCAGATGAGATCAACGTCCTGGGGCCGGCCGGTATTGAGGCTGTACCGGTGATTTCTGCTCTCAACGCTGATGATCTTCATCAGGAGTTACGACAGCTGGTTGCTGCCTACGATATTCACGCCTGTCAGGATTGTGGTAAATGCACATCAGCATGTCCCCTGGCTCTGATCGGTAAACCTTTTTCCCCGCGTGCCATTGCCTCAGCAGTGATTACCGGAGGTATCCACAGTCCCGGTGTTCAGGAAAACGTCTGGTCCTGTCTGACCTGCGGTCTCTGCTATGACCGTTGTCCTTCAGCGGTGAATTTTCCGGCCTTTATCAAAGAGCTTCGCCACCTCTACCGTCACACTGCACTGCCCGGTCAGGAGGTGCACGGAGGGTTTTTTCATTCTCTGATGCGTTCCATGTCGTCTGCAGCCATCACCCCCAGACGGTGGGGCGGCCTGCCTGATGAGATTCGTACAGACCCGGAGAGTCCGATCCTGTTTTTTGGTGGCTGTGCTCCCTATTACGACATATTTTTTGGGAAGCACAGCAGACCACAGACCAATAAGATCCTCATCGACAGCCTGCGTCTTCTGAACTTTTTTGATGTTGCTCCCCGCCTGCTGACCGATGAACGATGCTGCGGACATGATCTGCTCTGGTCGGGAGACAAGAAGAACTTTGAGCGGTTGGCGCGAATCAATGTTGAGCGGTTGAACGGACTCGGCATAGAAACCGTGATCACCACCTGCCCGGAATGTTACATGACGCTGCATACCACCTATGCTGACGAGGGGCTGGAGCTGAAGTTCAAGGTGGTACATCTGTATGATTTTCTTGAGGAGCAGCTGGATAAAGGAGCTGTTGATTTTGAGCCGTTTGATCAGGTGATCACCTTTCAGGACTCCTGTCGGCTCGGTCGACTGGAGGGTAAGGTCGATCTGCCGCGCAAGTTGCTTAAGCGCCTGCAGCCGGCACGGTTTGTTGAGATGAAAGAGGCGGCGGGTGCATCGATCTGCTGTGGTAACTGTGCCTGGACAGGGTGCGACGGGTATAGCAAGGCTCTGCAGGTCAGGCGGCTGGAACAGGCCCATGCCACCGGCAGTGATCTCCTGGTAACCTCTTGTCCCAAATGCCAGCTGCATCTGGCCTGTGCAATGGAAGACCCGTTCCGTCGCGAGCAGCTGGAGATAGAACTCATGGATCTTACCAGTATCATCGCCCAGACGATCCGCTGGAAGGGCTGAGCGCAGCATCTTCGTGCGCAGGCTGGAGAAGAGACCCTGCCCGTGAACAGTGCTGATTGTCCTTGCATATTGTTTTTTTTACTGACACGAACTTACCCCTGTTTGTACAGGGAATCGGAGAATACCCATGTCAAAAACGTCTACTGCCAATCCTGCTGTTAAAGCCGCCGGTCCTGCTGAACCGCGCATCGGAGTTTACGTCTGCCACTGCGGGCTGAATATTGCCCAGACCGTGGATTGTCCCAAGGTCGCTCAAGAGGCAGCCGACTCCAGCGGTGTCGTGGTGTCAAAGGATATTGTGTATGCCTGTTCAGAACCGGGGCAGCAGGAGATCAAGCAGGACATCATTGACAACGGGCTTGACCGGGTGGTGATCGCCTCCTGTTCACCGCGGTTGCATGAGACGACCTTTAAGAAGATGGCCGAGGCCGCTGGCATCAACCCGTACATGGTCGATATGGCGAACCTGCGCGAGCAGTGCAGCTGGGTGCATATGAAAGACCGGGAAAATGCCACTGTCAAGGCAAAGACCCTGGTTGACATGGCGATCTCACGGGTCCGTCAACTTGAACCGCTCTATGAGGATACCTTGCCGCTTATTCAGAAAAGTCTGGTGATCGGTGGCGGGATTGCCGGTATTCAGGCGGCACTTGACCTGGCGGACAGCGGCTATGATGTTGTTCTGGTGGAGAAGAATCCATCCATCGGCGGCGTGATGGCGCAGATCGATAAAACTTTTCCAA
It includes:
- a CDS encoding FAD-dependent oxidoreductase, producing MKREKERLYRVIVAGATPEGIAATNKLGELGIPVTLVDADPDLDVKLAADRYRLPSGLPFNFAHRPGLIRIMRNSAIRTLLPARIESIKHTSQGFSVRIDQEQTFVDADRCVACGKCVAVCPVEHPEKGRALRFHSRTGLPGRPYIDKRRQPLCQESCPLGVNAQGYIALAGRGRFDEALALIRRDNILPGICGRVCTHPCEEACRRGGVDDPVSIRAIKRFLADYEGENTARLEAAGAAMAAACAPARKEKVAIIGSGPAGIAAAADLARQGYGVTVFEKEAEVGGLLRYGIGAHRLPRTILDREVKLIEQMGVTFLTNRKVDITADIEQLHKEYDAVLLGTGTWYDRRMGIEGENLTGVEGCLAFLARRQWDNLTGMSGKVAVIGDGNSAFDLARTLTRMGAAVSIISWFGMDHIPADPDEVREAVEEGVTIVDAVQVVAFQGRDGVFTHLECMPTRPGKPDEHGRAWPVIAEGQQSFQLPFDRAFVAIGQVGGYTQASFGGAISISKHGFIVTDEELRASKTGFYAAGDTVSGPSSVVQAMASGRQAARAIHCDLTGVQEKASGGRPAGKDFRALPENICQQMRITMPERPTAERKNSFQEVSLGYSSREMAVEAGRCLQCGVCSECLECVTACGPLAAIDHYQEKAEIVEQCGVVIVADADIVPNVKGNDIIRAHGPKTARSDVNDMIVRGFDAAGQAMLLLGGAAKKTKGHGLSVSIPDAGLSSEIRIGVFACRCNDSLGWLDAMDDYLEQLPAITPLVVHTATLTSACVQDETATIVRTVREKGITRIVLASCVCCPLNFVCSACTDQRSRLKDNLFHGTGISRSMVETCNLRGEILRLVTSDPDLALERFKGLLGRSIKRTLHLKPLPTVTRNYNFTAAVIGNSQATLTSAMTLADSDHEVFRIGTAEQPLQDMVEHPNIHNFSDWSVQSIKGTIGDFQILIEADGQQQILRAGTVILGAKARKRIAYTHQEGLPTTTVEPVVQEYGTTNIPFAYPCATSVPGLFLAEPPDINVSKRKKGNAAAMMVAAAMPRGPRQSKGLTAAVDEKLCRGCGRCARACLYHAVTLHPNEIGGWCAHVDEALCKGCGNCISVCPTSAADSPYRNRAFLEQALEEVLARETAHGK
- a CDS encoding 2-oxoacid:ferredoxin oxidoreductase subunit beta, whose amino-acid sequence is MTTNPKKITRQPDHPLDDLIRTDRIPHIWCPGCGIGTAFSSCLSAIKATEIPYNMFTMVSGIGCSARGAGYIKLDSFHTTHGRAIPFASGIKMARPDLKVIVFSGDGDLFAIGGNHFIHAARRNMDLTVICVNNLTYGMTGGQVAATTPNMAKSTTTPLGNPDSPFNLPLLAYASGASYVARWTILHSRELTSSIKEAITRKGFSFIEVLSPCPINYGRRNKEKPIDTLKLYQERTIIKNGADPIGADIDFTKGVVIGTFINADRSTCDDRYTAIHRPCSDD
- a CDS encoding 2-oxoacid:acceptor oxidoreductase family protein; its protein translation is MSQPVQQSQTEIIVTGFGGQGIILAGRILGMAASLGDKKESTLVQAYGPESRGGACNAQVIISNTPIHYPYVNTPDILIAMSQAGYDKFVTALADDSVLLIDEDLVRLQQAPCDHFAIPATRMAENLGNKMMANIIMLGFCTAVTGAVSSRAAQVTIADSVPRGTSERNIEAFGKGFDYGLSTLKGRRKVAAGQAGALAS
- a CDS encoding 2-oxoacid:acceptor oxidoreductase subunit alpha, giving the protein MKSTVLTGEHYMTGDEACAEGAIAAGCRFFGAYPITPATEIAECMAVRLPDVGGTFIQMEDEIAAIASILGAAWTGVKAMTATSGPGFSLMMENLGLAVCTETPCVLVNVQRTGPSTGLPTMTGQADMMQARWGSHGDYELIALAPSSPQDCFYHTIRAFNLSEKYRVPVLVMADEIVGHMSEKVIIPEADKIKLVDRPRPRGRKDRFKLYAPGPNGVAPMPAIGDGYNIHVTGLTHDERGYPSMTVETQEEMMTRIKNKIRHNLDDIITTEEYRMEDADIVLVSYGISVRTALAAVDRAREMGYRAGLLQLVSVWPFPEALIREIATRVRGFITVEINLGQVHYEVERCAGGQAKALLVGSAGGKIIHPDKVLECIQKEF
- a CDS encoding hydrogenase iron-sulfur subunit — translated: MANKTDDKTLNILLFLCNWGAHAAFLTLQDQLRPIPHEIRMVRVPCAGRIDRAMLLKAFAQGADGVALVGCEPGTCRYGSGSANSLQNTDDVQRILDIMGLGRERLCFGAFLPEESEELLSFLQNFADEINVLGPAGIEAVPVISALNADDLHQELRQLVAAYDIHACQDCGKCTSACPLALIGKPFSPRAIASAVITGGIHSPGVQENVWSCLTCGLCYDRCPSAVNFPAFIKELRHLYRHTALPGQEVHGGFFHSLMRSMSSAAITPRRWGGLPDEIRTDPESPILFFGGCAPYYDIFFGKHSRPQTNKILIDSLRLLNFFDVAPRLLTDERCCGHDLLWSGDKKNFERLARINVERLNGLGIETVITTCPECYMTLHTTYADEGLELKFKVVHLYDFLEEQLDKGAVDFEPFDQVITFQDSCRLGRLEGKVDLPRKLLKRLQPARFVEMKEAAGASICCGNCAWTGCDGYSKALQVRRLEQAHATGSDLLVTSCPKCQLHLACAMEDPFRREQLEIELMDLTSIIAQTIRWKG